The following are encoded in a window of Telmatobacter sp. DSM 110680 genomic DNA:
- a CDS encoding MFS transporter, with protein sequence MSSPIDCVQAPTVSNSGTVARLRSWWQADSLSRQFFIFFVAAFFFDFGIGLYFFLFNLFLLNLRFDERMMGLVTGALTLGNVIGTIPVGILARRFGLQKLLLFCFIASPLMSILRTMVASMPTQIGLAFIAGMALSCWPVCFAPAVASLTTESNRAFAFSIVFATGIGTGTLAGLAGGSIPQMLFRIHGVHHPADGIRLVLIGASLLNCIGIWPVSRLKLLVPPKIERNGRPLLNPFLLRFLPAFAIWSIVTGSFIPFAPVFFQKQLGVSLQHVGLIFSASQFAQFSAVLMVPLLFRKVGSHAKIIGAQIVAGAAVLVLGMSHSASYAVAWYLVYTAVQFTAGPGFYGMLMGRIPEADRSTASAFQNIVGALAGAGSAALTGALVVRYGYSLVFNIDAILTGVVALLVCVTYGYSAGVADDAIVSSSALNSTGGRGL encoded by the coding sequence GTGAGCTCCCCCATCGACTGCGTCCAGGCCCCCACTGTCAGTAACTCTGGAACAGTTGCGCGGCTGCGCTCCTGGTGGCAAGCCGATTCTCTAAGCCGGCAATTCTTCATCTTCTTCGTTGCGGCATTCTTTTTTGACTTTGGGATTGGCCTGTATTTCTTCCTTTTCAACTTGTTCTTACTGAATCTCCGGTTCGACGAGCGAATGATGGGCTTAGTGACCGGCGCTCTTACGCTTGGCAACGTGATCGGCACCATACCCGTAGGCATTTTGGCCCGCCGTTTCGGATTGCAGAAATTGTTGCTCTTCTGCTTCATCGCTTCGCCACTCATGTCGATCTTGCGCACGATGGTGGCGTCGATGCCCACACAAATTGGTCTTGCATTCATCGCAGGGATGGCGTTGAGCTGCTGGCCGGTTTGCTTTGCCCCTGCCGTTGCCAGTCTGACAACCGAAAGCAATCGTGCGTTCGCATTCAGCATTGTGTTTGCCACGGGAATCGGAACCGGAACACTTGCGGGTCTGGCCGGCGGCTCAATCCCACAGATGCTCTTCCGCATTCACGGAGTTCATCATCCTGCTGACGGAATTCGATTGGTCCTGATTGGAGCTTCTCTCCTCAACTGTATCGGCATCTGGCCGGTATCGCGCCTGAAGTTGCTCGTTCCCCCAAAGATCGAGCGAAACGGACGGCCACTCCTCAATCCCTTTCTTCTTCGATTTCTCCCCGCCTTCGCTATCTGGAGTATTGTCACCGGATCCTTCATCCCGTTCGCTCCAGTCTTCTTTCAAAAGCAACTTGGGGTTTCGCTGCAACATGTTGGCCTCATTTTTTCTGCCTCCCAATTTGCGCAATTCTCGGCAGTGCTCATGGTGCCCCTCCTCTTTCGCAAAGTTGGGTCACACGCAAAAATTATCGGTGCGCAAATTGTCGCCGGCGCTGCGGTACTTGTACTCGGTATGAGTCACAGCGCATCGTATGCCGTCGCTTGGTACCTTGTGTACACCGCGGTTCAATTTACCGCAGGACCAGGATTCTATGGGATGCTAATGGGTCGTATACCAGAAGCAGATCGCAGCACTGCATCGGCATTTCAGAATATAGTAGGCGCTCTGGCCGGGGCCGGCTCCGCAGCACTCACTGGCGCTCTTGTCGTTCGCTATGGGTACAGCCTCGTATTCAACATCGACGCAATTCTTACAGGGGTTGTGGCCCTTCTTGTCTGCGTCACTTATGGATATTCAGCCGGCGTAGCTGATGATGCAATCGTCTCGTCAAGTGCTTTGAATAGCACAGGCGGTCGCGGCCTTTGA
- a CDS encoding DUF6632 domain-containing protein: MKRERLTQIVLVIVGLVNLAIIYPLYMDLRNSSWLLEQKNECEPMFLSFFIPVGVFLLIAARRPFEHRSMIALAAWWNISHAAVMAIQTSEAWLHGVHRSFTDVVVVLVIGGVLLVLLPAKRETAVPVVA; encoded by the coding sequence TTGAAGAGAGAACGTTTAACACAGATCGTCTTGGTCATCGTGGGGCTGGTGAACCTGGCGATCATTTATCCGCTGTATATGGATCTGCGGAATTCCAGCTGGCTCCTGGAGCAGAAGAACGAATGCGAGCCGATGTTTCTAAGCTTCTTCATTCCGGTCGGGGTCTTTCTACTCATCGCCGCAAGGAGACCGTTTGAGCATCGCTCGATGATTGCTCTGGCCGCATGGTGGAACATCTCCCATGCCGCTGTGATGGCTATCCAAACCAGTGAAGCGTGGCTTCATGGCGTTCACAGGAGCTTCACTGATGTGGTCGTAGTTCTTGTTATCGGCGGCGTTCTGCTAGTGCTTCTGCCGGCAAAACGAGAGACAGCGGTGCCAGTAGTGGCGTGA
- a CDS encoding aldolase: MMTIEEIRVACARSEPVHLGDPALARFSMPLCETFYPLGFPLQIETNSEEVLNCAAASWQGFVKLFDTQPLRLRIGVRTAASSDCPPAPVCKIQQHLATNIADPDNFSVIDLSKGFASIWLTQAAVAHRSYLRYFFLESAAMCLLGTSHTTAVHAACVEYKGCGILLCGDSGAGKSSLSYACARAGWTYITDDASFLVNSRNDRLVVGNCNQARFRPSAVELFSELTGKEIIQRAQVGKPSIEFNTQTLRDVSVSFTSHINHVVFINRRNVRRQELVEFPHEVAKYSMLQVLFSLPDTMLVQIAMIERLLDCGPLELRYHDFTWAVERLEHLAERGF; this comes from the coding sequence GCGCGTTTTAGCATGCCTCTGTGCGAAACGTTCTATCCTCTCGGCTTCCCACTGCAAATTGAAACCAACTCCGAGGAGGTTCTAAACTGTGCGGCAGCCAGTTGGCAGGGCTTCGTGAAGCTCTTCGATACCCAGCCACTTCGGCTGCGCATTGGCGTTCGAACTGCAGCTTCATCGGATTGTCCACCCGCACCCGTCTGCAAAATTCAACAACATCTGGCCACCAACATTGCCGATCCTGACAATTTTTCCGTTATCGATCTTTCCAAGGGTTTTGCTTCCATATGGCTGACCCAGGCGGCTGTGGCGCACCGTAGTTATCTGCGGTATTTCTTTCTTGAGTCCGCAGCGATGTGCCTGCTCGGTACTTCGCACACAACCGCCGTCCATGCGGCGTGCGTTGAATACAAAGGATGCGGCATTCTTCTCTGCGGCGACTCCGGTGCGGGTAAATCGTCGCTCTCCTATGCCTGTGCACGTGCAGGCTGGACATACATTACGGATGACGCAAGTTTCCTCGTAAACAGCCGCAACGATCGACTCGTCGTAGGGAATTGCAACCAGGCTCGCTTTCGTCCTTCTGCCGTCGAACTCTTCTCAGAGCTTACCGGCAAAGAGATCATCCAGCGGGCTCAGGTCGGCAAGCCTTCGATAGAGTTCAATACTCAGACTCTCCGCGACGTATCCGTCTCCTTCACTTCGCACATCAACCATGTGGTCTTCATCAACCGTCGAAACGTGAGACGGCAAGAACTGGTCGAATTTCCCCACGAGGTCGCGAAATATTCAATGCTCCAGGTACTTTTCAGCCTGCCTGATACCATGCTCGTCCAAATCGCGATGATCGAACGCCTCCTCGACTGTGGCCCGCTCGAACTCCGATATCACGATTTCACCTGGGCGGTCGAACGACTTGAGCACCTCGCGGAGAGGGGCTTTTAG
- a CDS encoding nuclear transport factor 2 family protein has product MEGKDQSANAMVATINNMERQWNDAILRRDVASAASFQAPEFKLVVGAEGQPLQVIPRELWLSVLPRYVIHRHEITDVHVSIWNDVAVATLALTQKAEPLNHRDISGNFLITDIWVRRDENWLIAERHSSRQEKASAPVRGAFQTIEMSH; this is encoded by the coding sequence ATGGAAGGAAAAGATCAGTCGGCGAACGCCATGGTTGCGACGATTAACAACATGGAACGGCAGTGGAATGACGCCATTCTGAGAAGAGATGTTGCATCTGCAGCTAGTTTTCAGGCACCGGAATTCAAACTTGTCGTTGGAGCCGAGGGGCAACCTCTACAGGTAATACCTAGAGAGCTGTGGCTCTCTGTCCTGCCCCGTTACGTGATCCATCGGCACGAGATCACGGATGTGCATGTGTCTATTTGGAACGACGTGGCCGTCGCGACGCTCGCCCTCACTCAGAAGGCGGAGCCACTGAATCATCGCGACATTAGCGGTAACTTTCTCATTACGGATATTTGGGTTCGCCGAGATGAGAACTGGCTGATTGCCGAACGCCACTCGTCTCGCCAGGAGAAAGCTTCAGCGCCGGTACGAGGAGCATTTCAAACAATAGAGATGTCCCACTGA
- a CDS encoding ankyrin repeat domain-containing protein produces the protein MPAKQFPSKPDLNHLKYQARDLLKWHAAHDRRVAQRIREFHPRLRTATDEEIFAAALKLSDAQLTIAREYGFKSWARLKAHVESPDLASRLTLPHHERIEDAVFRHAVDLLDVGDEAGLREHLKQHPKLVLQHVEFEGGNYFHAPTLLEFIAENPVRNGTLPGNIVEVARVILDAGPDHASCDAALGLVVTGRVVEECGVQIALIELLCDYGADPDSGIRAAATQQNLAAAHALIARGAQVDLTIAAAMGRVDDARRMLPIADAGERHLALAFASQKGEIEIVRLLLDAGEDPNRYNPLGSHSHSTPLHQAALYGHVDVVRLLIERGARVDMKDLLWQGTPADWAKHEGRTEAEILLRKVELQCRSVSGGG, from the coding sequence ATGCCGGCCAAGCAATTTCCGTCGAAACCCGACCTCAATCATCTGAAATATCAAGCTAGAGATCTGCTCAAATGGCACGCTGCTCACGATCGCAGAGTTGCGCAACGTATCCGGGAATTTCATCCGCGCCTTCGCACGGCCACGGACGAGGAGATTTTTGCAGCAGCGTTAAAGCTGAGCGATGCGCAGTTGACGATCGCGCGAGAGTACGGCTTCAAAAGCTGGGCGCGGCTCAAAGCTCACGTGGAGTCGCCGGATTTGGCGAGCCGACTGACACTTCCCCATCATGAGCGAATTGAGGACGCCGTGTTTCGTCACGCCGTTGATTTGCTGGATGTTGGGGATGAGGCGGGATTGCGCGAGCACTTGAAGCAGCATCCGAAGCTCGTGCTCCAGCATGTTGAATTCGAGGGTGGGAATTACTTTCACGCTCCGACGCTGCTGGAGTTCATTGCGGAGAATCCGGTTCGCAACGGAACTTTGCCGGGCAATATTGTAGAGGTCGCGCGAGTAATTTTGGATGCCGGTCCCGATCATGCATCGTGCGATGCGGCGCTCGGGCTGGTGGTGACGGGGAGGGTGGTTGAAGAATGCGGCGTGCAGATTGCGCTGATTGAGCTGTTGTGTGATTACGGCGCGGATCCGGATAGCGGCATTCGCGCGGCGGCCACGCAACAGAATTTGGCGGCGGCACATGCCTTGATTGCGCGTGGTGCACAAGTTGATCTGACCATTGCGGCAGCGATGGGACGCGTAGACGATGCTCGCCGGATGCTGCCCATTGCGGATGCTGGCGAGCGACACCTTGCCCTGGCTTTCGCTAGCCAGAAGGGCGAGATCGAGATCGTTCGATTGCTGCTGGACGCCGGCGAAGATCCGAACCGGTATAACCCTCTGGGGAGCCATTCGCATTCGACGCCTTTGCACCAAGCCGCGCTGTATGGCCATGTGGACGTTGTGCGGCTGCTTATCGAGCGCGGCGCCAGGGTCGACATGAAGGACCTGCTGTGGCAGGGAACACCGGCGGACTGGGCGAAGCATGAAGGCAGAACAGAAGCGGAAATCCTCTTACGAAAAGTTGAGCTGCAGTGCCGAAGTGTCAGCGGAGGCGGTTAA